Proteins from one Mucilaginibacter jinjuensis genomic window:
- a CDS encoding ATP-binding protein, protein MESKPTDLLVLQQEMDWLQQVIDQVIKTYLMQEGHENNWLDIAPQDLSEIDSPYAASVKDWRLDIYGRLALVLAMAPHVRPDVLDVFFGKNQIYDRGFTEFGGVVDKNHSGFLPTGQTLCFLIASSDPQLRTVVLDLLSKDSILIKEEVLFLAETDAYLPRLNGILSLNNSWFNYFLTGEQLQIEKSASFPAQKITTPMDWEDVVLDEHVMQQITEINTWLQHGETLMNDWGLFKKIKPGYRSLFYGPPGTGKTLTATLIGKAAGRDVYKVDLSMIISKYIGETEKNLSKVFDTAQHTDWILFFDEADALFGKRTAANSSNDTHANQQTAYLLQRIEDFPGIVILASNLKANMDEAFTRRFQSMIHFNMPSVEERYQLWQNAFSGKCTLHPDIDLYKVAEDYELAGGAIINILRYCALAAIQRNDTVVTKEELFSGLRNELKKENKTISISH, encoded by the coding sequence ATGGAATCTAAACCAACAGATTTATTGGTGCTACAGCAGGAGATGGACTGGCTGCAACAGGTTATAGACCAGGTTATTAAAACCTACCTGATGCAAGAAGGGCATGAGAATAATTGGCTTGATATCGCGCCTCAAGATCTGTCGGAAATAGACAGCCCTTATGCCGCTTCGGTTAAAGATTGGAGGCTGGATATTTACGGCCGTTTGGCATTGGTATTGGCTATGGCCCCACATGTACGGCCAGATGTGTTGGATGTGTTTTTTGGAAAAAACCAAATTTACGACAGGGGTTTTACCGAGTTTGGTGGTGTAGTTGACAAAAATCATAGCGGCTTTTTACCAACGGGGCAAACCTTATGTTTTTTAATTGCATCATCCGATCCGCAGTTACGTACTGTGGTGTTGGATTTGCTGAGTAAAGACAGCATACTCATAAAAGAAGAAGTATTGTTTCTGGCCGAAACAGATGCCTATCTGCCACGCTTAAATGGGATATTAAGCCTTAACAATAGCTGGTTCAATTATTTTTTAACAGGCGAGCAGTTACAGATAGAGAAAAGCGCGTCTTTCCCGGCACAAAAAATAACCACCCCAATGGATTGGGAGGATGTTGTGCTTGACGAACATGTAATGCAACAGATTACCGAAATAAACACCTGGCTGCAGCATGGCGAAACATTAATGAACGATTGGGGGTTATTTAAAAAAATTAAACCCGGTTACCGTAGTTTGTTTTATGGCCCGCCCGGTACCGGTAAAACGCTTACGGCAACGCTTATTGGCAAAGCAGCCGGGAGGGATGTTTACAAGGTTGATCTATCTATGATCATATCCAAGTATATTGGGGAAACAGAAAAAAACTTATCTAAGGTATTTGATACCGCACAACATACAGACTGGATCCTGTTTTTCGATGAAGCTGATGCGCTGTTCGGTAAACGTACAGCGGCTAATTCATCCAATGACACACATGCCAATCAACAAACAGCCTACCTACTGCAGCGTATCGAGGATTTTCCGGGCATTGTGATACTGGCATCAAACCTTAAGGCCAATATGGACGAGGCTTTTACCCGGCGTTTTCAATCTATGATCCATTTCAACATGCCATCGGTAGAAGAACGTTATCAGCTCTGGCAAAACGCCTTCTCAGGCAAATGCACGCTGCACCCGGATATTGACCTTTATAAAGTAGCCGAAGATTATGAACTGGCGGGCGGGGCCATTATCAATATACTACGCTATTGTGCGCTCGCAGCTATCCAAAGAAATGATACGGTTGTCACTAAGGAAGAACTGTTTTCGGGATTGCGGAACGAACTGAAGAAGGAAAATAAAACGATCAGCATTTCTCATTAA
- a CDS encoding contractile injection system tape measure protein, which translates to MSENNSHIISKFRWNTLFDKKERGSELQERLSTWSRINMPKEVTEVFDKVCPPEQTWRIQSLEIDLGPIDYNNLEFELSTKLRTQLNEKLIDLIIYANRGGRNLEILSEDTSHIYLISSFLLNGLMPWSYKATDGTVNEMLAYELQNNRQRVIEMLRSVGVTHENVRKRIAWQISEPNIIKIIEGLEPNNHTQVIEFSNELTKIQVKETIVQTSTRDFKKQLWLWILNYLLTERGTVFNKVAYMKSTIRQMAAHYNIAYAELLALIERAVEIVSRNYGVKADFLQTIKAIIKEEDLHATQISSTRIEDVADLWETLSAYLKGEKAPDTAIERKGFNELIISLSSQNRSKFRELILSIKYNKYLYNSVFYLLNEVSLEQIFYALSESSATLIIETIRFLNKAGRNNNLNTDLKTLRQIALQFLYANKNASVDNKAFLNYCIVEIAKSAALSKINLLDSLTNIKAHDLSKIGSFIDAYSDLSAVYINEAGSNSTFISIRFADLIEELITQLYTGISNKAAFLSTQKSLVKNIRLYPKIALNALIQYNDKVGLRVLLPYILDSYVIQALINQAKISPVFVRLQLVSNEVQKNSIYASLSLAVDENLLTIALKAMIISPELKPEIILNWIFGEFYQLIPSTQVAEINGVIGRLVLQRKLPFLEIPTDTIKTIAIANTTTVVEQINQLITYSNKQAEVGQLLLNNFTHPQIVELRKYKSRLSSALLNYLIPQGERLMELLLKQYTAIITNELPKIASTEIVIKLTELYWQCIADYNIHRAQVARFKKSFNASVLSQFNISDQSITAGISGINSTDSFIPQGKILMDLIIKEYTTIISHILINITEAEIVNRLTKIYKDALTKYSQHKGRSGALVRYFRESVLSEFSLSNERVLPQLIHFKSSTHTETSADKRLGEALIKQYTWLVAAELKTVSNQEIRLRLINLYQEIQAADILRDINIEVFSARFRKAVLSSFNIAEERLSPVIIAANQIIDSASVPLKTGFELLIKTYAAVLYRISPQFAESEIIKRLHAIYKDSFEKYTGSANGKQLPVSIFKAAVEQAFDVTDIGLLPVTPPDNLSTQHSVTYKSENGHQLTENELFLLIEDGLVKSAAVIKYNKTKIKLTALINLALDVNPAKLRELIAYILFTPKRLALIKSSVTFNQFALWIMSNSSGNLSQEIESIRILHDIVLLTASSQIADKLIDEYWQQSWKLITVGSWSAIELNKLVKQSLYQLTQQADVDVVFIKSVMQRNHIRVNAALQDALSACSPAFISHQSIGFVGLPSEQLIAAESKNLLYELSYAIIIQKQIPFWFKSNSGHIKELLNELIIHHPAKVLSVLKQEVVPEQQMQWLSQSLNIDQLIAAITHLEKPKQSLLNIIGQLYTSLGYIVITGITAREMQYILFRKIIKAWSTNNWRIISTENIWNELLWDICVKRGINKTDFIRDVGKSQSYLPPSLLISFNYLKDQHNTIKPVPIKTEITLPIKNMLEKKNNNTTIKGGIPVKNAGIVLLSNYIPMLFERLGFTADKKFLDTPIQSNTVHYLQYVVTGLTETEEPLLPLNKVLCGVPLSHPIPGGITITEEQRLLIEGLINAVIGYWNAIGSTSIAGFRGNWLVRDGLLVELDERWELTVEKRAYDILINKSPFSFSIIKYPWMDKPIHVQWPY; encoded by the coding sequence ATGAGTGAGAATAACAGCCATATCATCTCTAAGTTTAGGTGGAACACGCTTTTCGATAAAAAGGAAAGAGGTTCTGAGCTACAGGAGCGCCTGAGCACCTGGAGTAGGATAAATATGCCTAAGGAGGTTACCGAGGTGTTTGATAAAGTATGCCCGCCCGAGCAAACATGGCGTATCCAATCGCTCGAAATTGATCTCGGTCCGATAGACTATAACAACCTTGAATTTGAACTGAGTACCAAACTGCGTACCCAGCTAAATGAAAAACTGATAGACCTTATTATTTATGCCAACAGGGGAGGCCGCAATCTCGAAATACTAAGTGAGGATACTTCGCATATCTACCTCATCAGCAGTTTTTTACTAAATGGGCTAATGCCCTGGAGCTATAAAGCTACAGATGGCACAGTTAACGAAATGCTGGCTTATGAATTGCAAAATAACCGGCAGCGGGTAATTGAAATGCTGCGATCTGTGGGGGTAACGCATGAAAACGTTAGAAAACGTATAGCCTGGCAAATAAGCGAGCCCAATATTATTAAAATTATTGAGGGCCTCGAGCCTAATAATCATACCCAGGTTATTGAGTTCTCGAACGAGCTAACTAAAATACAGGTTAAGGAAACCATTGTACAAACCAGCACCCGCGATTTTAAAAAGCAATTGTGGCTGTGGATACTCAACTATTTGCTTACCGAACGGGGGACTGTTTTTAATAAGGTAGCTTACATGAAAAGCACCATCAGGCAAATGGCTGCTCATTATAATATTGCCTATGCGGAGCTGCTTGCCTTAATTGAACGTGCCGTTGAAATAGTAAGCAGAAACTATGGGGTAAAGGCTGACTTTTTGCAAACCATAAAAGCCATTATTAAAGAGGAAGATCTCCATGCCACACAAATTAGTTCCACACGAATTGAAGATGTAGCCGATTTATGGGAAACATTATCAGCCTATTTAAAAGGAGAAAAAGCCCCGGATACTGCAATAGAGAGAAAAGGATTTAACGAGCTGATTATAAGCTTATCAAGCCAAAATCGTTCGAAATTCAGAGAACTAATTCTTTCGATTAAATATAATAAATATCTGTATAACAGTGTTTTTTATTTATTAAATGAAGTATCACTTGAACAAATATTTTATGCTCTAAGTGAGAGTTCGGCAACGCTGATAATTGAAACCATCCGTTTTTTAAACAAGGCAGGAAGAAACAATAACCTAAATACAGATCTTAAAACATTAAGACAGATAGCCCTTCAATTTTTATATGCTAACAAAAATGCGTCTGTAGATAACAAAGCTTTTTTGAACTATTGCATTGTCGAAATCGCTAAAAGTGCGGCATTATCCAAAATAAATTTGCTGGATAGTTTAACCAATATCAAGGCACACGATTTAAGTAAAATAGGTTCATTTATAGATGCTTATTCCGATTTATCTGCAGTTTATATTAACGAAGCCGGGAGTAATTCAACCTTCATATCCATACGTTTTGCTGATTTGATAGAGGAGCTGATTACTCAACTATATACTGGTATAAGTAATAAAGCGGCATTTTTATCCACTCAAAAGTCGTTAGTTAAAAACATCAGGCTGTATCCAAAAATTGCCTTAAATGCACTCATTCAGTATAATGATAAAGTAGGGCTGCGAGTACTTTTACCTTATATTTTGGATAGCTATGTAATCCAGGCGCTAATTAACCAGGCTAAAATATCACCGGTATTTGTACGGTTGCAACTCGTATCAAATGAGGTTCAAAAAAATTCAATTTACGCTTCATTAAGTTTAGCTGTTGATGAAAACCTGTTAACCATTGCTTTAAAGGCAATGATTATCTCTCCTGAACTTAAACCAGAGATTATATTAAATTGGATATTCGGGGAATTTTATCAATTAATACCAAGTACTCAAGTAGCTGAAATTAATGGTGTTATAGGTCGATTAGTTCTACAAAGGAAACTACCTTTTTTAGAAATTCCGACTGATACAATTAAAACAATAGCTATAGCAAACACAACTACTGTTGTTGAGCAAATTAACCAGCTCATTACTTACTCAAATAAACAAGCAGAGGTAGGACAGTTATTATTAAACAATTTTACTCATCCACAAATTGTTGAGCTGAGAAAATATAAAAGTCGGTTAAGTAGTGCCTTGCTTAATTATCTCATCCCGCAAGGCGAACGTTTAATGGAATTATTGCTTAAACAATATACAGCCATAATTACCAATGAATTGCCAAAAATAGCATCAACAGAAATTGTAATTAAACTAACAGAACTATATTGGCAATGTATTGCTGATTACAACATCCATCGTGCACAAGTTGCTCGTTTCAAGAAGTCTTTTAATGCATCAGTTTTATCTCAGTTTAATATATCCGATCAGAGTATAACAGCTGGCATTAGTGGTATTAATTCTACCGATTCCTTTATTCCGCAGGGAAAAATTCTGATGGATCTGATAATCAAAGAATATACAACCATAATTAGCCACATCTTAATTAATATTACCGAAGCCGAAATCGTAAATCGCTTAACCAAAATTTACAAAGACGCTTTAACTAAGTATAGCCAACACAAAGGCAGGAGCGGGGCTTTGGTAAGATATTTCAGAGAATCAGTCTTGTCAGAGTTTTCATTAAGTAATGAACGCGTTTTGCCTCAACTCATTCATTTTAAAAGCTCAACCCATACCGAAACATCAGCAGATAAACGATTAGGGGAGGCATTGATTAAGCAATACACTTGGCTTGTTGCCGCTGAGCTGAAAACTGTTAGCAATCAAGAGATCAGATTACGCTTGATCAACTTATATCAGGAAATCCAGGCGGCTGATATATTAAGAGATATTAATATTGAGGTATTCTCAGCACGTTTCAGGAAAGCAGTATTATCATCATTTAATATTGCCGAAGAGCGTTTGTCGCCTGTTATTATCGCTGCAAATCAGATCATCGATTCCGCATCAGTACCACTTAAAACCGGCTTTGAATTACTGATTAAAACTTATGCTGCTGTTCTTTACCGTATATCTCCACAGTTTGCAGAATCCGAAATTATTAAACGGCTTCATGCAATTTATAAGGATAGTTTCGAAAAATATACCGGCTCTGCTAATGGTAAACAATTACCGGTAAGTATCTTTAAAGCTGCTGTAGAACAAGCCTTTGATGTTACAGATATAGGATTATTGCCTGTAACTCCTCCTGATAATTTATCAACACAGCACAGTGTAACCTATAAATCAGAAAATGGACATCAATTAACAGAAAATGAGTTATTCTTATTAATTGAAGATGGCCTCGTTAAGTCAGCCGCGGTTATAAAATACAACAAAACCAAGATCAAATTAACAGCGCTTATTAACCTTGCGCTCGATGTAAATCCTGCAAAATTAAGAGAGCTCATCGCATATATTCTATTTACACCCAAACGTTTAGCGCTTATTAAATCATCTGTTACGTTTAATCAGTTTGCTTTGTGGATTATGAGTAATTCTTCCGGCAATTTATCCCAGGAGATTGAGTCCATCAGGATCTTACATGATATCGTTCTGCTCACGGCATCATCACAGATAGCCGATAAACTAATTGATGAATATTGGCAACAGAGTTGGAAGCTAATTACTGTAGGCTCCTGGTCGGCTATAGAATTGAATAAATTAGTAAAGCAATCCCTCTATCAGCTTACTCAACAGGCAGATGTGGACGTTGTGTTTATTAAATCAGTTATGCAACGTAATCATATTCGGGTTAACGCGGCATTGCAGGATGCTTTGTCAGCTTGTAGTCCGGCGTTCATTAGTCATCAGAGTATTGGGTTTGTAGGTTTACCATCCGAGCAATTAATAGCTGCAGAAAGCAAGAACCTGCTTTATGAATTAAGCTATGCCATTATTATTCAAAAACAAATCCCGTTTTGGTTTAAATCAAACTCAGGGCATATAAAAGAACTGCTTAACGAACTCATTATCCATCATCCGGCGAAGGTTTTATCGGTATTAAAGCAAGAGGTTGTGCCTGAGCAGCAAATGCAATGGCTAAGCCAATCGCTTAATATTGATCAATTAATAGCGGCCATAACACATTTAGAGAAGCCTAAACAATCGCTTTTAAATATCATTGGGCAGTTGTATACTTCATTGGGCTATATCGTTATTACCGGTATTACTGCCAGAGAAATGCAGTACATCCTTTTCAGAAAAATAATTAAGGCCTGGAGTACTAATAACTGGCGGATTATCTCTACCGAAAATATCTGGAATGAGTTACTGTGGGATATTTGCGTTAAGCGTGGTATTAACAAAACCGATTTTATCCGCGATGTCGGCAAATCGCAAAGCTACCTGCCACCATCGTTACTCATCTCTTTTAATTATTTGAAAGATCAGCACAACACGATAAAACCCGTTCCAATTAAAACTGAAATAACATTACCAATAAAAAATATGCTCGAGAAAAAGAATAATAACACTACAATTAAAGGGGGCATACCGGTTAAAAATGCGGGTATAGTACTGCTTAGTAATTATATCCCCATGCTTTTTGAGCGACTGGGATTTACTGCCGACAAGAAGTTTTTAGATACCCCTATTCAAAGCAACACTGTACATTATCTGCAATACGTAGTAACCGGGTTAACCGAAACAGAAGAACCGTTACTACCACTCAATAAAGTGCTATGTGGTGTACCACTATCACATCCCATACCTGGTGGTATTACTATAACAGAGGAGCAGCGCTTGTTAATTGAAGGTTTGATTAATGCAGTTATCGGTTATTGGAACGCCATAGGCAGCACCTCAATTGCCGGTTTTAGAGGTAACTGGCTGGTAAGGGATGGCCTGTTGGTTGAGCTGGATGAGCGATGGGAACTAACAGTAGAAAAACGCGCCTATGATATCCTGATCAATAAATCTCCTTTCTCTTTTTCAATTATTAAATACCCGTGGATGGATAAACCAATCCACGTACAATGGCCATATTAA